A window of Synechococcus sp. WH 8109 genomic DNA:
TCTCTTTCTCCAGGGGCTCGATCGCGGCTGTTTTGGAGTTGAGGATCATCTGGGTGAGTTGCGCTGCTTTCACTTCTCCCACTTCACCTTCCAGTTCTCCCAGGCGATCGAAGGCTGCCATGTACACCGCCTCAAGGTCTTGGATGAGCTGTTCACGCTGCTGTTTGATCGCCTGACGTCGTTCGTCTGATTTCATGCCGCCTGAGCTCCTGGGCTCCGTCTGTGGGATAAGTCTGTGGGCTCAGTTTGCCGGCAAAAGCAGATGCAGAGCGATCTGCTGGTGTGGATCGGTCCAGCTGTGTTGGATCCGCCAGCCGGCCTGGGCCGCGAGAGCGGTCGCCGCGGCCGCCGAGTATTTGACGCTGTGTTCGGTGATCCAGGCGTCGCCCTGGCGAAAGAACCAGGTCTCACCGCCCAGGTGCACGGTCTGATCCTGTCGGCTCACCAGCGCCATTTCGATGCGCTGCTGCTGTGCCTCCCAGCGGGCCCGGTAGCGGAACCGCTTGGGATTGGCATCGCCCTGGAGGTCCCGGTTGAGCCGCAGCAGCAGGTTGCGGGCGAAGGCTGCGGACACGCCGGCGGCATCGTTGTAGGCGGCTTCCATCAGGGCCGGCTCGCGGGGTTGATCCAGCCCCAGCAGCAGCGGCCCTCCAGCCAGCAGCTGCCGGGCGTTGCGCAGGAAGTCCACAGCCTCTTCCGGGGTGAAGTTACCCAAGGAGCTGCCAGGAAAGAAGCCGATGCGTCGTTGGCCGTCTATGGCTGGATGCTGCGGCAGCTGCTCCAAGCGGGTGTGGTCACAGCAGATGCCGACCATGGCGGTGTTGGGGTGTCGGGCTGCGAGGCCGGAGAGGGCTTCCTTCAGGGCGCTGAGGCTGATGTCCAAGGCGGCGAAGACGCTGCTGCCCAGAGCTGTGAGCAGCGGATCCACCTTGCGGGCGTTGCCGATGCCGAATTCCACCACCAGCCCAGGGCCCGTGGCGGCGGCGATGGCGGGTGCGTTGTCTTCCAACAGGGCGATTTCCCGTTGGGTGAGGGTGTATTCCGGCTGCCGGCAGATCTCGGCGAACAGACGTGATCCTTCGGCGTCGTAGAGCAACCAGGCCGGCAGTTGGCAAGGGTTGCGCTGCAATCCGTCTCGAACCAGGCGCTGCAGATCCGCTTGGGGTGGGTGGAGGTTGAGCAGGCTGATGCTCATCGAGCCAGACGGATGCCGGCCGCCATCCAGCGGTTCGCTGGCGGGAAAAAATTGCGGTAATTGTCGCGTTCGTGGCCCGGGGGCGTGAGCCAGCTGCTGCCCCGTAGCACCATTTGGGAGCTCATGAATTTGCCGTTGTATTCGCCGATGGCACCCTCCACCGGGCGAAAGCCGGGATAGGGTCTGTAGGAACTGGCGGTCCACTGCCACAGCGCCCGGTGGGCGTGCTGCATGGCGGCGCCATGCAGGCCAAGGGCGTGTTCCCATTCCGCTTCGGTGGGGAGCCGGGCACCGCTCCAGCGCGCATAGGCATCCGCTTCGAACCAGCTCAGATGCCGCACAGGTGCCTGGGGGTCTCGGCAGCGGCGGCCCGCCAGGGTGAATTCATGGTTGTTCTCCCGCCAGTAGCGCGGCGCCTGCCACTGGTGCTGTTGCACCAAGGCCCAGCCTTCACTCATCCATAGCTCGGGACGTTGATAGCCCCCATCGGCGATGAAGCCGGCGTAGCCGGCGTTGCTCACCAGGGTGTTGCTCAGCTCAAACGGCTCCAGCCACACCCGGTGCCGCGGCGTCTCGTTGTCGAAGTGGAATCCCTCGCTCTGATGGCCGATCTCCGTCAACCCGCCGGGGCAGGCCAGCCACTGCTCCTCCTCCAGGGTCAGGGTCAGCTCATCTTCAAGGTTGTAGACGGGTTCCAACGGCTGACGGTTGAAGCCATCCAAGAGGTCCATCAGCAGCAGTTCCTGGTGCTGTTGCTCGTGCTGCAGGCCGAGCTGCACCAAGGCCTCAACCCCTTCAGGCGGGTCCTGCAGCAGTGCTTCTAGACCGGCATCCACCCGTTGACGCCAGGCCAGCACCGCGCCGATGGCCGGACGGCTGAGCAGGCCCCGCTGCGGTCGGGGGTGACGCGCTCCGACGGAGTCGTAATAGGAGTTGAACTGATAGCTCCAGAGCGGGTCGCAGGCCTGATGTTCCGCTGCATAGGGCTGCAGCACGAAGGTTTCAAAGAACCAGTTGGTGTGGCCCAGATGCCATTTGGGAGGGCTGGCATCGGCCATCCCCTGGAGCATCAGGTCTTCCGGTTCCAGAGGCGCGATCATTGCTTCGCTGCGGCGCCGCACCGCCAGCAGAGTGTCCAGCAGCACGGGCTCGATCCATCCTTCGCGGACCCTAGGGGGTGCGGCAAACCATCGGTACCATCAGCCCATCGATGCGGCTGAATCCCTTGAGCGGTTCCGGCACGGTGCTGGTGGAGCGATATCGCCTGGAGGAACGCCTGAGTGGACCCGATCCGCTGCGTGGTTCTTTGTGGCGTGCGGTGGATGTGATGGCGGGTGATCTGCCGGTGGCCATTCGCCAACTGGAGACATCGGAATCCCAGGAGCGGTTGCAAGGGGTTTGGCCACACATGCAGATGCTGTCGCATCCCCAGTCGCCCCGCTGCGGTGAGCTGGTGGAACTGGATGGGGCGTTGTGGCTTGTGCGTGATTGGCAGGACGGCATCTCCTACGACCTGCTGCTGCATCAAAGGCGGTTCAGTGCGGATGAGGTTCTTCTGTTGCTGCGCCAGTTGCTGCCGGTGCTTGCGGTGTGGCATGGCCGCGGGCTGGTGCACGGTGATCTGAATGCCCGCCATCTGCTGCGCCGAAACAGCGATGGCTTACCGGTGTTGCTGGAGGGTGGCGGGGTGCAGCGGCAGGGCACTACCCCTTTGGATGCTCCCTGGCGCGATCTGCACGATCTTGGGCTCACCGCCCTGGTGTTGCTTGGTGGGCCGGCGAGCGAGGACGGATGCTGGCCAGAGGGCCTGGAGCTCGAGGCGGGATTTCGTCAGGTGCTGGAGCGCCTGCTCTCTGAGGCACCGGAGCGCCGTTTTGCTGAGGTTGCTGAGGTGCTGCAGGTCCTGGAGTCGGTGGGTTTGCCCGCATCCGAACCGGAGATCGTCGTCTCAGCACGAAGCAGTCGGGTCTTGGCTCGCGAGCAGGGAGCGGAGGGTCGTCTCTGGCCCGTGGTGGTTGTGCTGGGTCTATCGGCGTTGGTGGGTTCTGCCATCGGCTGGCTGCTGCTCTCGCGCAGCTCACCTGTAGACATTGCATCTGACCTTGCGGGCCACAAACCTGCCGTCAGCTTGGCGCCGGCGGCGCTGGATCACCGCCAGCAGCTGTTCAGCCGTTTGCGGGCACTTCAGGTGAATCGCGGCTGGTTTCTCCAGCTTGTGGATGCCAGCCAGCCCAGCGCGGAGTCGCTGGAGGCTGCGCCGTTGCCAAGGGCCTGGACCGAGCTGGCCGAGGAATGGCTGGCTCGGATTGAGCAGCTGCCGCCGACGATCAGAGTCCGCTTGGGCCGTCTGAGCGATGGGGACTGGGAGCAGACGCGTCAGGCGTTGGTGCAGCAGGGTGTACATCTGCACGTGGTGGAGCACTTGGTCAGTGCTGGTTCTCATGTGCTGCTGCCGAGGTCCATGCAGGGCTGGAAACCTGCCGAACCCTTTCTTCAGCTCTGGATTGCAGCGGCGATGCAGAGCCTCAATGACGTCGAAATCGTGCGGCTCAAAGCGTGCCCGCTGGAGCCCACCAACACGTCGTTGCGCATCCCTGCCGGTGGTGCCCGTTTGCTGCTCGTTGAGGTGCCTGCCAGGGATACGTTGGCCTTGGACATCAGCGGCACCCCCCTGATGCAGATGATGGTGTTTGGTGCCAGTGGCCAGGTGGAGGGTGAGCGTGGCCCACTGCGGGTGACTCGGATTGCGCCTGAAGCCGGTTCCCCCTTACAGGTGCTGGTCTTCAACGAGGGCGTTTCCTCGGATGCATTCACTTTGGTTTGCTTGGCAGACCCGCGCGATCAGTAGCGCTCCATTGCCGCTTTCACATCCTTTTTTGATTGCTTCTCTTTTTCAGCAGCGCGCTTGTCGTGCAATTTGCGACCTTTGCCTAGCCCGATGGTGAGCTTGATCCAGGACCCCTTGAGGTGAATGTTGAGGGGGATCAGCGTCAGCCCTTTTTGATCCACCAGACCGCGCAGCTTGTTGATCTCATGGCGATGGGCCAGCAGTTTCCGGGTGCGCAGCGGGTCGTGGTTGAAGTAGCTGCCGGCGTGGGTGTGGGGTGAGATGTGCACGTTGTGCAACTGCAGTTCCCCATTGCGGATCAGGCAGAAGCCATCGCGCAGGTTGGCTTTGCCGTTGCGGATCGATTTCACCTCGGTGCCCACTAGCTCGATGCCGGTTTCCAGGGTTTCGAGGATTTCGTACTGGTGACGGGCCTGACGGTTGTCCGCCAGCATCCGATTGGCAGCGGCCCGTGCTGCGGCTGCGGCTGCTTTTTTCGCTCCTCCCTTGGCCATGGTTGCGGCTGTGTCTTCCGACCCTATCCAGGTCTGGGTACCCTGCCTGCATGGCGATTGTCTCCTCCAGTTCCGGTCGCAAGCCACCCCGCCGCCCCGAAGCGCTGGTGGACCCCCAGCCGGCCCCTGAAGAGGTGGTGAGTCGGCCGGAGGACAAGCTTCGGCCCCAGTTCCTGGACGACTACATCGGTCAGAGCGAGCTTAAGCAGGTGCTGGGTATTGCGGTGGAAGCGGCCCTGGGTCGTGGGGATGCCCTGGATCATGTGCTGCTCTATGGCCCGCCAGGTTTGGGCAAAACCACCATGGCCATGGTGCTTGCAGAAGAAATGGGGGTGCAGTGCAAGGTCACCAGTGCACCGGCCTTGGAACGCCCGCGCGACATCGTCGGTTTGTTGGTGAACCTGCAGCCCCGCGATCTGCTGTTCATTGACGAGATTCATCGCCTCAGCCGGGTGGCGGAAGAGCTGCTTTATCCAGCGATGGAAGACCGTCGCCTCGATCTCACCGTCGGCAAGGGCAGCACGGCGCGCTCCCGCTCCCTCGATTTGCCCCCCTTCACTTTGGTGGGGGCCACCACCCGCGCCGGATCGCTGAGTTCCCCGCTGCGGGACCGGTTTGGCCTGATCCAGCGGTTGGAGTTTTACGGCCAAGGAGATCTGGAAGCGATCGTGGATCGCACCGCCGGGCTGATCGGGGTCGCCCTCACGCCGGAGGCCCGCAGCAGCATTGCCGCCTCCTGTCGCGGCACGCCCCGGATTGCCAATCGCCTGCTTCGCCGGGTGCGGGATGTGGCCAGTGTCCGTGGCGGCGGCGGTGGAGTTATTGATCAGGCCCTGGTCGGCGATGCCCTGAGCCTGCACCGCGTTGACCATCGCGGCCTCGATGCCAGCGATCGGCGCTTGCTGCAGCTGCTGATCGACCACCACGGTGGCGGCCCGGTGGGGCTCGAGACCCTGGCAGCGGCCCTCGGGGATGACCCCGTCACCCTGGAGACAGTGGTTGAGCCGTTTTTGTTGCAGCAGGGGTTGCTGATGCGTACCCCCCGTGGCCGCATGGTCACGGATGCGGCCCGCAGTCATCTGGCGGAGGCGGCATGAACCGGCTTCTCATCCTGTTGTTGAGTCTGGTGCTGGCGCTGCCCGTGCAGGCCCTGGATCTTCAAGGGCTCTACGAGCAGGCACTGACGGCGAGCCGTCAGGGTGATTTTGTGCAGGCGCTGCTCCTGTGGGATCGCTTCCTTGAGCAGGTCCCTGAGGATGCAGCAGCGCTGAGCAACCGCGGCAATGTGCGTCTGGCCCTTGGTGATCTGTCTGGGGCGATCGAAGACCAGACCGCTTCGATTGTTCTGGCGCCGGAGGAAAGTGACCCTCACTTGAACCGGGGCACGGCCGAGGAAACGCTTCAGGACTGGTCCGCGGCAGCGGACGACTATCTCTGGATCCTGGAGCGGGATCCGCAGGATGCTTCAGCCCTCTACAACCTGGCCAATGTGCGCGGTTCGCAGGGGGACTGGCCTGAGGCGCGAGAGCTTTACGGCCAGGCTGCCCTCGCCCGCCCCGGCTTCGCCATGGCCCGCTCCAGCGAGGCCTTGGCGGCCTGGCAAGCGGGGGATCTGGAGTTTGCGGAGGCGGAATTGCGAAAATTGATTCGTCGATACCCTTTGTTTGCTGACGCTCGGGCGGCCCTCAGTGGCCTGCTCTGGCGAGAAGGATCCAGTGGTGAAGCGGAAAGCCACTGGGCCGCGGCTGCTGGGCTTGATCAGCGTTACCGCCAGGCCGACTGGTTGCAGCAGGTGCGCCGCTGGCCACCACAGCCGACAGCGGATCTGATGGCGTTCCTGGCCTTGGAGGCGTCCTGAGATGAGCCAAGTGGCGTCACTTTCTGATCGACTCAGCCAGGAGCTGCCTGAGCTGCTCGAGCTGCGCCGGCACTTGCATGCCCACCCTGAACTCAGTGGGGAAGAGCATCAGACGGCTGCCCTCGTGGCGGGTGAGTTACGCCAGTTGGGGTGGCGTGTCCGCGAGGGGGTCGGTCGCACGGGCGTGGTGGCTGAACTGGGCCCTGATCACGGCCCCACGGTCGGCTTGCGGGTGGACATGGATGCCCTGCCGGTGGAGGAGCGCACCGGTCTGTCCTATGCCTCCACCCGCCAGGGCCTGATGCACGCCTGCGGCCATGATTTGCACACTTGCACAGGCCTTGGAGTAGCGCGGTTGCTGGCCCAGGAGCCGGCTTTGGCGGCTCGGGTGCGGCTGCTGTTTCAACCCGCCGAAGAATTGGCCAAGGGGGCGGTTTGGATGCGCGATGCGGGGGCGGTGGAGGGTCTAGATGCGTTGTATGGCGTGCACGTGGTGCCGAATCTGCCGGTGGGCACGGTGGGAATCCGGCGCGGCTGTCTGACGGCGGCGGCCGGTGAGCTGGAGATCCTCGTGCAGGGGGAGGGTGGCCACGGGGCCCGTCCCCATCAGTCGGTGGATGCTGTTTGGTTGGCGGCTCGAGTGATCACAGAGCTCCAGCAGACCATCGCCCGCCGCTTGGACGCGTTGCAGCCGGTGGTGATCAGTTTCGGCAAGGTGGAAGGGGGTCGTGCCTTCAACGTGATTGCCGATCAGGTGCGCTTGCTGGGCACGGTGCGCTGTCTGGATCTGCAGCAGCACGCCCAGCTGCCGGATTGGATCGATGAGACGGTGCAGGGTATCTGTGCCAGTGGAGGGGGTACGGCGGTGGTGAATTACCGCTGCATTGCACCACCGGTGCACAACGACCCGCAGCTCACGACCTTGCTCGAACGTTGTGCAGTGGATTGTCTGGGCCGCGACAAGGTGCTCCCCGTAGAGCAACCCTCCCTGGGTGCCGAAGACTTTGCTGAGCTGCTTCGGGATGTGCCAGGAATGATGGTGCGGCTGGGGGTTGCTGGCCCCGAAGGCTGTGCGCCGCTGCATAACGGAGCTTTTGTGCTGGAGGAAGACGCCCTCGGTGTAGGCATTGCGGTGCTCACAGCCACCGTGCTGGCGTGGATCAAGGAGAACACCTCGGCATGAACCAACGTCGTGCGCTGATTTGGGTTTCTCTCGGGGCTCCGTTGCTGGTCCTGCTCGCGTTGCTGGCCACCAACCAGCGTCAGGGCAAGGACCGGGTGCAGGTGCTCCCTGCAGTGTTGGTGGGTTCGGGTCTCATCATCAGCAGCGCTCTCGGTAGGCAGCGCCGCCGCGCCAGGCTGTTGGCCGATCTTCAACGGGCGCGCACCCCCGGCAGCAACCCATGAGCGAGACAGACCCACAACGTCCTGATCTCGAGGCGGTGCGTCAGGCCATTGCCAGTGGGGATCCAGTCCAGGCAATGCCGGCGATCACCCAGCTCCGCCATTGCTCGGACGCTGAGGCGGTGCCGTTGCTGGTGTTAGGCACGGAGCAGAAGCCTTTTTTGGTGCGTTCCTTGAGTTGCAGCGGACTGGGCTACAAGCGCACCGAACAGGGTTGGACTGTTCTGAGTGCGCTGATCACTGCCGATGAAGACCCCAATGTTCGGGCTGAGGCAGCCAATGCCCTCGCCAGCTACGGGGTGGAGCGGGCCTGGCCCTTGCTGCGTTCGGCCTTTGAATCTGATGCTGCTTGGCTGGTCCGCTGCAGCATCTTGTCTGCCTTGGCAGAACAGCCGGAGATCGATCTCACCTGGTTGCTAGAGCTGGCCACCATGGCAATCGCTGATGCTGACGCCATCGTGAGGGTCAGTGGAGCGGAAATCCTCAGTCGCATCGTTCGTGAAGGGGCCAGCGACTCCATCGGAGCAAAGGCCAGAGGCTTGTTGCAATCTCTGCAACAGGACAGCGATCACCGGGTGGTGGCTGCGGTGCTCAATGGTTTGCAGGCCAGCTGACGGGCCTTTGAGCAACGCTTGCTAGCGTTCAAACATCACTAGGGGTGTCTGGGTTTCACCATGAACTCAGACTGAGATCACACCCTCCGAACCTGATTCCGGGTTATGCCGGCGCAGGGAAGTGCTTGAGCGTGATCTACGGCCAAACGTCGACCCCTGGGCTGTCCGTCGCACCTCAGATCATGCGCGCTTCCTGGGTTGAGTCCCGTAAGGGTCAGGCCAACGTCTCTCAGATGCACTACGCCCGTCAGGGCGTGGTCACCGAAGAAATGGCCCATGTGGCCCAGCGGGAGAACCTGCCCGAATCGCTGGTGATGGAAGAAGTGGCTCGGGGGCGAATGATCATCCCGGCCAACATCAACCACACCAATCTGGAGCCGATGGCGATCGGAATCGCCAGCAAGTGCAAGGTGAACGCCAACATCGGCGCCTCCCCGAATGCGTCTGATGCCGCAGAGGAGGTGAAGAAGCTGAAGCTGGCGGTGAAGTACGGCGCCGATACCGTGATGGATCTATCCACCGGCGGCGTCAACCTCGATGAGGTGCGCACCGCCATCATCGGTGCATCTCCCGTACCGATTGGCACAGTGCCTGTGTATCAGGCACTGGAAAGCGTGCACGGTTCGATCGAGAAGCTTGATGAGGACGACTTCCTCCACATCATCGAGAAGCACTGCCAACAGGGCGTTGACTACCAGACCATCCATGCCGGCCTGCTGATTGAGCACCTGCCCAAGGTGAAGGGCCGCATTACCGGCATCGTTAGCCGCGGTGGCGGCATCCTGGCCCAGTGGATGCTTTATCACCACCGCCAGAACCCGCTTTACACGCGGTTCGACGACATCTGCGAGATTTTCAAGCGCTACGACTGCACCTTTTCCCTCGGTGACTCGCTGCGCCCCGGTTGCCAGCACGATGCATCGGATGCCGCTCAACTGGCCGAATTGCATACCCTCGGCGAACTGACTCGTCGCGCCTGGAAGCACGACGTGCAGGTGATGGTGGAGGGTCCTGGCCACGTTCCCCTCGATCAGATCGAGTTCAACGTGAAGAAGCAAATGGAGGAGTGCAGCGAAGCACCCTTCTATGTGCTCGGCCCGCTGGTCACCGACATTGCTCCCGGCTACGACCACATCACCTCCGCCATCGGCGCGGCCATGGCCGGTTGGCATGGCACGGCGATGCTCTGCTACGTGACGCCGAAGGAGCACCTCGGTCTGCCCAACGCTGAGGATGTCCGCGAAGGTTTGATTGCATACAAGATCGCTGCCCATGCGGCAGACATCGCCCGTCATCGCCCCGGCGCCCGTGACCGGGACGACGAGCTCAGCCGCGCCCGCTACAACTTCGACTGGAACAAGCAGTTTGAGCTGTCCTTAGACCCCGAGCGGGCCAAGGAGTATCACGATGAAACCCTGCCGGCTGACATCTACAAGCAGGCGGAGTTCTGCTCCATGTGCGGACCGAAGCACTGCCCGATGCAGACCAAGATCACTGATGAAGATCTTGAGGGTCTTGAGAAGGTGCTCGAAACCAAAGCAGGAGCCGCCGAGCTCACAGCGGTCAAGCTCGACAAAGCTGATTGATTGCGTTGACTGAAGTCAGATGTTGCCCGGCGTCCTTTTGGACGTCGGGTTTTTTTTGTGTAAAACCAACGATTGTTGGCATAAAAAAAGACCTCCTGATGAATCAGGAGGTCTGGGTATTGCACTGATCTGGCGATCAGCCGAGCAGAGCCTTGGCTTTAGCAACCACGTTCTCCACCGTGAAGCCGAATTCCTTGAGGCAGGTGCCGCCGGGGGCGGAAGCACCGAAGCGGTTCATGGTGACGCTGTCGCCATCCAGGCCGATGAAGCGGTGCCAGCCGAAGGACTCAGCGGCTTCCACCACCATGCGCTTGCGCACAGCGTTGGGGAGGACTTCCTCCTTGTAGGCATCGCTCTGCTCGTCGAACAGTTCGACGCAGGGCATGGAGACCACGCGCACCTTCTTGCCTTCAGCAGTGAGCTGCTTGGCGGCCTGGACGCAGAGGTCCAGTTCGGTGCCGGTACCGATCAGGATCAGATCGGGAGTGCCGGCGCAGTCTTCGAGTACATAACCACCCAGGGCCACCTTGTCGATCGAGGAGTTGGCCTGGTTGGCCATGCCCTGGCGGCTGAGACAGAGGGAGCTGGGGCGCTTGCGGTTCTGGATGGCCAACTTGTAGGCACCGCTGGTCTCGTTGCCGTCGCCCGGACGGAACACCAGCATGTTCGGCATTGCCCGCAGGGAGGGGATGGTTTCGATCGGCTGGTGGGTGGGGCCGTCTTCGCCTACACCGATGGAGTCGTGAGTGAGCACGTAGATCACGCCCAGCTCGCTCAGGGCCGACAGTCGCATCGAACCACGCATGTAGTCGGCGAACACCAGGAATGTGCCGCCGTAAGGGATCAATCCGCTGTTGTGATACGCGATGCCGTTGAGGATGGCTGCCATGGCGTGCTCACGCACACCGAAGTGCAGGTAGCGCTTCTCAGGGCTGCTGGCTTGATACGAGCCGGTTTCACCCTTGATGTCAGTGTAGTTGGAGTGGGTGAGGTCGGCGGAGCCTCCGATTAGCTCGGGCAGGTTGGGGCCCAGTGCGCCCAGGCAGATCTGGGAGTGCTTGCGGGTGGCCAGGCCACCGTCTTCGGGGGTGTAGGTGGGCAGATCCTTGTCCCAGCCCTCAGGCAGCTCACCGCGCAACATCCGCTCGAATTCGGCGGCTTCGCTGGGGTACTTGGTTCGGTAAGTGGCCAGGGTCTGGTTCCACTCGGCCTCGAGGCTGGCGCCGCGGTCGATGGCCTGGCGGAACTGGTCGTAGGCGTCCTGGGGGATTTCGAAGGGTGCATAGTCCCAACCCAATTGCTGGCGAGTCAGGGCTGCTTCCTCTTCGCCCAGAGCAGCACCGTGCACACCGGCTGTGTCGGCCTTGTTGGGGGAGCCGTAGCCGATGGTAGTGGTCACCTTGATGATTGACGGCTTGTCGGTCACTGCCTTGGCGGCCTCGATCGCTTTGGCGATGGCATCCACATCGGTGTTGCCTTCGGCCACGTGCTGTACGTGCCAGCCGTAGGCCTCATAGCGCTTCAGCACGTCCTCGGTGAATGACACATCGGTGCGGCCATCGATGGTGATGCTGTTGTC
This region includes:
- the tkt gene encoding transketolase, with protein sequence MVAAPASLDTLCINSIRMLAVDAINKSNSGHPGLPMGCAPMGYALWDKFLKHNPKNPKWFNRDRFVLSAGHGCMLLYALLHLTGYDSVSIEDIKQFRQWGSKTPGHPETFETPGVEVTTGPLGAGISNAVGLAIAESHLAAKFNKADATVVDHYTYVIMGDGCNQEGVSSEAASLAGHLKLGKLIALYDDNSITIDGRTDVSFTEDVLKRYEAYGWHVQHVAEGNTDVDAIAKAIEAAKAVTDKPSIIKVTTTIGYGSPNKADTAGVHGAALGEEEAALTRQQLGWDYAPFEIPQDAYDQFRQAIDRGASLEAEWNQTLATYRTKYPSEAAEFERMLRGELPEGWDKDLPTYTPEDGGLATRKHSQICLGALGPNLPELIGGSADLTHSNYTDIKGETGSYQASSPEKRYLHFGVREHAMAAILNGIAYHNSGLIPYGGTFLVFADYMRGSMRLSALSELGVIYVLTHDSIGVGEDGPTHQPIETIPSLRAMPNMLVFRPGDGNETSGAYKLAIQNRKRPSSLCLSRQGMANQANSSIDKVALGGYVLEDCAGTPDLILIGTGTELDLCVQAAKQLTAEGKKVRVVSMPCVELFDEQSDAYKEEVLPNAVRKRMVVEAAESFGWHRFIGLDGDSVTMNRFGASAPGGTCLKEFGFTVENVVAKAKALLG